In Sinorhizobium mexicanum, one DNA window encodes the following:
- a CDS encoding ABC transporter substrate-binding protein, producing MDRTVAPDGIDLVYLNMPVEETFFRMLRHREFDIAEMSLSSYVMSCFSETRPFVAIPVFPSRYFRHSSIYVNAASGIREPKDLIGKRVGTPEYQMTAPVWIRGILSDEYGVKVDDVTYYAGGEEQPNRPEKLPLDLPGHIRVNRIGPTQTLSAMLRDGEIDALYTARKPSSYEGPTGRVRRLFENFVEIERAYFKRTSIFPIMHTIVIRREVYEAHRWIAQSLYKAFAEAQSRVYRELEETAALKVMLPWLNAHVEEARRLMGDDYWSYGFKENRETLETFLRYSYEQGLSKRKLCAEEIFAPETMESFVI from the coding sequence ATGGACAGAACGGTCGCGCCTGACGGGATCGATCTCGTTTATCTCAACATGCCGGTGGAAGAGACTTTCTTTCGCATGCTGCGCCATCGGGAATTCGACATCGCCGAGATGTCGCTTTCCTCCTACGTCATGTCCTGTTTCTCCGAAACGCGTCCTTTCGTGGCGATTCCGGTCTTTCCGTCCCGCTACTTCAGGCATTCGTCGATCTATGTGAATGCCGCGTCGGGCATTCGGGAGCCTAAGGATCTGATCGGCAAACGCGTCGGGACGCCCGAATATCAGATGACCGCGCCGGTCTGGATACGCGGCATCCTTTCCGACGAGTATGGCGTGAAGGTCGACGACGTCACCTATTATGCCGGCGGCGAAGAGCAGCCGAACCGGCCGGAAAAACTGCCGCTCGACCTGCCGGGCCACATCCGCGTCAACCGCATCGGTCCGACGCAAACACTCTCGGCGATGCTGCGCGACGGCGAGATCGACGCGCTCTACACGGCGAGAAAGCCCTCGTCCTACGAGGGGCCGACGGGCCGTGTCCGTCGTCTCTTCGAGAACTTCGTCGAGATCGAGCGCGCGTATTTCAAGCGGACAAGCATCTTTCCGATCATGCACACGATCGTCATCCGGCGAGAGGTATACGAGGCGCACCGCTGGATCGCGCAATCGCTCTACAAAGCCTTTGCCGAGGCGCAGTCGCGCGTCTATCGCGAACTCGAAGAGACCGCCGCGCTGAAGGTCATGCTGCCCTGGCTCAACGCACACGTCGAGGAAGCACGTCGGCTCATGGGCGATGACTACTGGAGCTACGGCTTCAAAGAGAATCGGGAGACGCTCGAGACGTTCCTCCGCTACTCCTACGAGCAGGGGTTGTCGAAGCGGAAACTTTGCGCGGAGGAAATTTTCGCGCCGGAGACGATGGAGAGCTTCGTCATCTAG
- a CDS encoding LysR family transcriptional regulator: protein MKNITFRQLKSIRAIEAHGKIVGAAKALGLTAPAVTLQLKQIEAEAGVQLFERMAHGMFPTEAGHAVLAAARDIEERLSLLETELDAFKGVKRGHIAVGAVSTVKYFAKPMVAAFSSAYPDIDLELFIDRRAETVERLKNRTIDVALLGRPPREFSVRAAVFGEHSLVVVSAPNHPLAKRQGISKAEIAREHFFLRSPDSATRNFFDRFMSEIPGRADGPNTEMESIEDIKRAVMADTSVAFLAAHSVAAEVQAGELTILDVVGLPIRRQWFAVSRTDRAMTPVIAAFEEFLATQGKEFLPDLLAAEDAVP, encoded by the coding sequence ATGAAAAATATCACGTTTCGGCAGCTGAAGTCGATACGAGCGATCGAGGCGCACGGCAAGATCGTCGGCGCTGCGAAAGCGCTCGGATTGACCGCTCCGGCCGTCACCTTGCAGTTGAAGCAGATCGAGGCTGAAGCAGGCGTGCAGCTGTTCGAGCGCATGGCCCACGGGATGTTTCCGACGGAAGCTGGACACGCGGTCCTGGCTGCGGCGCGCGATATCGAGGAGCGCCTTTCCCTGCTGGAAACGGAGCTCGACGCCTTCAAGGGCGTGAAGCGCGGGCACATCGCCGTCGGCGCCGTTTCCACCGTCAAATACTTTGCAAAGCCGATGGTCGCGGCCTTTTCGAGCGCCTATCCCGACATCGACCTCGAGCTTTTCATCGACCGCCGCGCTGAAACGGTCGAGCGCTTGAAGAATAGAACGATCGACGTCGCGCTGCTCGGGCGCCCGCCGCGGGAATTCTCGGTGCGCGCGGCAGTCTTCGGGGAGCATTCGCTGGTCGTCGTCAGCGCGCCCAATCATCCGCTTGCCAAGCGGCAGGGTATTTCGAAGGCGGAAATTGCGCGTGAGCATTTCTTCCTGCGCAGCCCGGACTCCGCCACACGCAACTTTTTTGACCGGTTCATGAGCGAAATTCCGGGAAGGGCCGACGGCCCGAACACGGAGATGGAATCGATCGAGGATATCAAACGGGCGGTGATGGCGGATACCAGCGTCGCCTTTCTTGCGGCGCACAGCGTCGCCGCCGAGGTGCAGGCAGGCGAACTGACGATCCTCGATGTCGTCGGTCTGCCGATCCGCCGGCAATGGTTTGCCGTCAGCCGGACCGATCGCGCGATGACGCCGGTCATTGCCGCCTTCGAGGAGTTTCTCGCGACCCAGGGGAAGGAATTCCTGCCGGACCTGTTGGCCGCGGAAGATGCGGTCCCCTGA
- a CDS encoding HupE/UreJ family protein has translation MKAAIKSGLLALAAVALPAVAHAHTGVGAAGGLAHGFMHPVGGLDHILAMVAVGTFASILGGRALWLVPASFVLMMAAGGILGIEGVAVPFVEIGIAASVIVLGLAVALRWNPPTAVAMGVVSLFAVFHGYAHGAEMPMDASGVQYALGFMGATALLHVAGIALGLGLARVGVKSHVATRLGGSAMALAGLGIMTGIL, from the coding sequence ATGAAAGCAGCAATCAAAAGCGGTCTGCTGGCATTGGCTGCCGTAGCGCTACCGGCCGTAGCCCATGCTCACACCGGCGTCGGCGCGGCAGGCGGCCTGGCACACGGCTTCATGCACCCGGTCGGCGGCCTGGACCATATCCTCGCCATGGTCGCCGTCGGCACATTCGCCTCCATCCTTGGCGGCCGCGCCCTCTGGCTCGTTCCGGCAAGCTTCGTGCTGATGATGGCCGCAGGCGGCATCCTAGGGATCGAAGGCGTTGCCGTACCGTTTGTCGAAATCGGTATCGCGGCGTCCGTGATCGTCCTTGGCCTTGCGGTCGCGCTTCGCTGGAACCCGCCGACGGCCGTTGCAATGGGCGTCGTCAGCCTCTTTGCCGTATTCCACGGCTATGCTCACGGCGCTGAAATGCCGATGGATGCGTCCGGCGTCCAATACGCGCTCGGCTTCATGGGTGCGACTGCATTGCTGCATGTCGCCGGCATCGCACTCGGCCTCGGCCTTGCACGCGTCGGCGTTAAGTCCCACGTCGCAACGCGACTCGGCGGCAGTGCCATGGCGCTTGCCGGCCTCGGCATCATGACGGGCATTCTCTAA